From Streptomyces sp. NBC_00775, one genomic window encodes:
- a CDS encoding glycoside hydrolase family 3 protein: MTTPTYRDPHRPVDERVEDLLSRMTLEEKAGQLFHTMLSMGPGGTLAEEGTFLQCGTTELVAERQLTHFNLIGQGSAREMATWVNRVQGLAASTRLGIPLTLSTDPRHAFTENPGASFLAGDFSAWPEPLGLAAIGDAELVERFADTVRREYLAVGFRVALHPQIDLATEPRWSRQSGTFGSSADLSSELVRAYIRGLQGPQLGPESVAAMVKHFPGGGPQKDGEDPHFPHGKEQVYPGGLRDYHLEPFKAAIEAGCSQMMPYYGQPVGTDWEEVGFGFNKDVLTGLLRERLGFEGIVCTDWGLLNDAEILGEPAAARAWGVEHLSVAERAAKALDAGTDQFGGEQCPELIVDLVRSGRISEERIDTSVRRLLREKFVLGLFENPYVDVDKAEEIVGASEFTALGEAAQRRSLTVLTNRTLLPLTGRPNLYVQGVSEQTAAAYGNVVADPAEADVAVLRLGTPYEQRPGTFESFFHAGSLAFPEEELKEILRLLDTTPTLVCVNLERPAVLPEIAAKAAALVADYGASDAALLDVAFGRARAEGRLPFELPRSMAAVEASRPDVPNDTVDPVFPCGHGIEL, encoded by the coding sequence ATGACCACGCCCACCTACCGCGATCCGCACCGCCCCGTCGACGAGCGCGTCGAAGACCTGCTCTCCCGGATGACCCTGGAGGAGAAGGCGGGCCAGCTCTTCCACACGATGCTCAGCATGGGCCCCGGCGGAACCCTCGCCGAGGAGGGCACGTTCCTCCAGTGCGGCACCACCGAGCTGGTCGCCGAGCGGCAGTTGACCCACTTCAACCTGATCGGCCAGGGCAGCGCCCGCGAGATGGCCACGTGGGTCAATCGCGTCCAGGGGCTCGCCGCGAGCACCCGGCTCGGCATCCCGCTCACCCTCTCCACCGACCCACGCCACGCGTTCACCGAAAACCCGGGCGCCTCTTTCCTGGCCGGGGACTTCTCGGCGTGGCCCGAGCCACTGGGTCTGGCCGCGATCGGGGACGCGGAGCTGGTGGAGCGGTTCGCGGACACGGTCCGCCGCGAGTACCTGGCGGTCGGCTTCCGGGTCGCGCTGCACCCGCAGATCGACCTGGCGACGGAGCCTCGCTGGTCACGGCAGTCGGGCACGTTCGGTTCCAGCGCCGATCTCTCAAGCGAGTTGGTACGGGCGTACATCCGCGGCCTCCAAGGCCCACAGCTCGGCCCGGAGTCCGTCGCCGCCATGGTCAAGCACTTCCCGGGCGGCGGCCCGCAGAAGGACGGCGAGGACCCGCACTTCCCGCACGGCAAGGAGCAGGTCTACCCGGGCGGCCTGCGCGACTACCACCTGGAACCCTTCAAGGCCGCGATCGAAGCCGGCTGTTCGCAGATGATGCCGTACTACGGCCAGCCCGTCGGCACCGACTGGGAGGAGGTCGGCTTCGGCTTCAACAAGGACGTCCTGACCGGCCTGCTGCGCGAGCGCCTCGGCTTCGAGGGGATCGTCTGCACCGACTGGGGCCTGCTCAACGACGCCGAGATCCTCGGCGAACCGGCCGCCGCCCGCGCCTGGGGCGTCGAGCACCTGAGCGTCGCCGAGCGCGCGGCGAAGGCGCTGGACGCGGGCACCGACCAGTTCGGCGGCGAGCAGTGCCCGGAGCTGATCGTGGACCTGGTCCGCTCCGGCCGTATCTCCGAGGAGCGGATCGACACGTCCGTACGGCGGCTGCTGCGCGAGAAGTTCGTCCTCGGGCTCTTCGAGAACCCGTACGTCGACGTGGACAAAGCCGAGGAGATCGTGGGCGCGAGTGAATTCACCGCCCTTGGTGAGGCCGCCCAGCGCCGCTCCCTCACCGTCCTGACCAACCGCACCCTGCTGCCGCTGACCGGCCGCCCGAACCTCTACGTCCAGGGCGTGAGCGAGCAGACGGCGGCGGCGTACGGCAATGTCGTCGCCGACCCGGCCGAAGCGGACGTGGCCGTACTGCGGTTGGGCACCCCCTACGAGCAACGGCCCGGCACCTTCGAGTCGTTCTTCCACGCGGGTTCGCTCGCCTTCCCCGAGGAGGAGTTGAAGGAGATCCTGCGGCTGCTCGACACGACGCCCACGCTGGTGTGCGTCAACCTGGAGCGGCCCGCCGTCCTCCCCGAGATCGCCGCGAAGGCGGCCGCCCTGGTCGCCGACTACGGCGCGAGCGACGCGGCCCTTCTCGACGTCGCCTTCGGACGGGCGCGGGCCGAGGGACGCCTGCCGTTCGAACTGCCGCGCTCCATGGCGGCGGTGGAGGCCTCCCGGCCGGACGTGCCCAACGACACGGTGGATCCGGTGTTCCCCTGCGGGCACGGGATCGAGCTCTGA
- a CDS encoding multifunctional oxoglutarate decarboxylase/oxoglutarate dehydrogenase thiamine pyrophosphate-binding subunit/dihydrolipoyllysine-residue succinyltransferase subunit: MSPQSPSNSSISTDTDQAGKNPTAAFGANEWLVDEIYQQYLQDPNSVDRAWWDFFADYKPGAAAAPAPAGTAAAGAAGTTPAAPAAPAAPAAPVAPVAPPAPVQAAPPAAAPAPVAPKPVAAAPAPAKAAPAAAKPQAAPATQAPAGPEFVTLRGPAAAVAKNMNASIEVPTATSVRAVPVKLLFDNRIVINNHLKRARGGKISFTHLIGYAMVQAIKAMPSMNYSFQEKDGKPTLVKPEHVNFGLAIDLVKPNGDRQLVVAGIKKAETLNFFEFWQAYEDIVRRARDGKLTMDDFTGVTVSLTNPGGLGTVHSVPRLMPGQSVIMGVGSMDYPAEFQGTSQDTLNKLGISKVMTLTSTYDHRVIQGAASGEFLRIVANLLLGEGGFFDEIFESLRIPYEPVRWLKDIDASHDDDVTKAARVFELIHSYRVRGHVMADTDPLEYRQRKHPDLDITEHGLTLWDLEREFAVGGFAGKSLMKLRDILGVLRDSYCRTTGVEFMHIQDPKQRKWIQDRIERSHSKPEREEQLRILRRLNAAEAFETFLQTKYVGQKRFSLEGGESVIPLLDAVIDSAAESRLDEVVIGMAHRGRLNVLANIVGKSYAQIFREFEGNLDPKSMHGSGDVKYHLGAQGTFTGLDGEQIKVSLAANPSHLETVDPVIEGIVRAKQDIINKGGTDFTVLPVALHGDAAFAGQGVVAETLNMSQLRGYRTGGTVHIVINNQVGFTAAPESSRSSMYATDVARMIEAPIFHVNGDDPEAVVRVARLAFEFRQAFNKDVVIDLICYRRRGHNESDNPAFTQPLMYDLIDKKRSVRKLYTESLIGRGDITLEEAEQALQDFQGQLEKVFTEVREAVSAPAEAPVLDTQPEFPVAVPTAVSQEVVKRIAESQVNIPDHVTVHPRLLPQLQRRASMIEDDTIDWGMGETLAIGSLLLEGTPVRLSGQDSRRGTFGQRHAVLIDRVTGEDYTPLQYLADEQARLNVYDSLLSEYAVMGFEYGYSLARPESLVMWEAQFGDFVNGAQTVVDEYISAAEQKWGQTSGVTLLLPHGYEGQGPDHSSARIERFLQLCAQNNMTVAQPTLPSNYFHLLRWQVHNPHHKPLVVFTPKSMLRLKAAASKTEEFTTGAFRPVIGDDTIVDAAAVRRVVFCAGKLYYDLEAERKKRGVTDTAIIRIERLYPLAGAELQAEIAKYPNAEKYLWAQEEPANQGAWPFIALNLIDHLDLAVGADVPHGERLRRISRPASSSPAVGSAKRHQAEQEQLVREVFEA; the protein is encoded by the coding sequence GTGTCGCCACAGTCCCCCAGTAACTCGAGCATCTCGACCGACACCGATCAAGCCGGGAAGAATCCCACGGCTGCGTTCGGCGCCAATGAGTGGCTCGTCGACGAGATCTATCAGCAGTACCTCCAGGACCCGAATTCGGTAGACCGCGCCTGGTGGGACTTCTTCGCCGATTACAAGCCCGGAGCGGCTGCCGCCCCGGCTCCGGCGGGTACTGCGGCCGCGGGGGCCGCAGGGACCACCCCGGCGGCTCCGGCCGCGCCTGCCGCTCCGGCCGCCCCTGTGGCGCCCGTGGCCCCCCCGGCTCCGGTTCAGGCCGCTCCTCCGGCCGCAGCGCCGGCTCCGGTGGCCCCGAAGCCCGTCGCCGCCGCCCCGGCTCCCGCGAAGGCCGCTCCGGCCGCCGCCAAGCCGCAGGCCGCGCCCGCGACCCAGGCCCCGGCCGGTCCCGAGTTCGTGACGCTGCGCGGCCCCGCCGCCGCGGTCGCGAAGAACATGAACGCCTCGATCGAGGTGCCGACGGCCACGTCCGTCCGCGCGGTCCCGGTGAAGCTGCTCTTCGACAACCGCATCGTCATCAACAACCACCTGAAGCGCGCCCGGGGCGGGAAGATCTCCTTCACCCACCTCATCGGCTACGCGATGGTGCAGGCCATCAAGGCCATGCCGTCGATGAACTACTCCTTCCAGGAGAAGGACGGCAAGCCGACCCTGGTCAAGCCGGAGCACGTCAACTTCGGCCTCGCCATCGACCTGGTGAAGCCCAACGGCGACCGCCAGCTGGTCGTCGCGGGCATCAAGAAGGCCGAGACGCTGAACTTCTTCGAGTTCTGGCAGGCCTACGAGGACATCGTCCGCCGCGCCCGTGACGGCAAGCTGACGATGGACGACTTCACCGGTGTCACGGTCTCCCTGACCAACCCCGGCGGCCTCGGCACCGTCCACTCGGTCCCGCGTCTGATGCCCGGCCAGTCGGTCATCATGGGCGTCGGCTCCATGGACTACCCGGCGGAGTTCCAGGGCACCTCCCAGGACACCCTGAACAAGCTCGGCATCTCGAAGGTCATGACGCTCACGTCGACCTACGACCACCGGGTGATCCAGGGCGCCGCCTCCGGCGAGTTCCTGCGCATCGTCGCGAACCTGCTGCTCGGCGAGGGCGGTTTCTTCGACGAGATCTTCGAGTCGCTGCGGATTCCGTACGAGCCGGTCCGCTGGCTCAAGGACATCGACGCCAGCCACGACGACGACGTCACGAAGGCCGCCCGTGTCTTCGAGCTGATCCACTCCTACCGGGTCCGCGGCCACGTCATGGCCGACACCGACCCGCTGGAGTACCGCCAGCGCAAGCACCCCGACCTGGACATCACCGAGCACGGGCTCACCCTGTGGGACCTGGAGCGCGAGTTCGCGGTCGGCGGCTTCGCGGGCAAGTCCCTGATGAAGCTGCGCGACATCCTCGGTGTGCTGCGCGACTCGTACTGCCGCACCACCGGCGTCGAGTTCATGCACATCCAGGACCCGAAGCAGCGCAAGTGGATCCAGGACCGGATCGAGCGCTCGCACTCCAAGCCGGAGCGCGAGGAGCAGCTGCGCATCCTGCGCCGGCTGAACGCGGCGGAGGCCTTCGAGACCTTCCTGCAGACGAAGTACGTCGGCCAGAAGCGCTTCAGCCTGGAGGGCGGCGAGTCCGTCATCCCGCTCCTTGACGCGGTCATCGACAGCGCGGCGGAATCCCGTCTCGACGAGGTCGTCATCGGCATGGCCCACCGCGGCCGGCTGAACGTCCTCGCCAACATCGTCGGCAAGTCGTACGCGCAGATCTTCCGCGAGTTCGAGGGCAACCTCGACCCGAAGTCGATGCACGGCTCCGGCGACGTGAAGTACCACCTGGGCGCCCAGGGCACCTTCACCGGCCTGGACGGCGAGCAGATCAAGGTCTCGCTGGCCGCCAACCCGTCCCACCTGGAGACGGTCGACCCGGTCATCGAGGGCATCGTCCGCGCCAAGCAGGACATCATCAACAAGGGCGGCACGGACTTCACCGTCCTGCCGGTCGCCCTGCACGGTGACGCGGCCTTCGCGGGCCAGGGTGTGGTCGCCGAGACGCTCAACATGTCGCAGCTGCGCGGCTACCGCACGGGCGGCACGGTCCACATCGTCATCAACAACCAGGTCGGCTTCACCGCCGCCCCGGAGTCGTCGCGCTCCTCCATGTACGCCACCGACGTGGCCCGCATGATCGAGGCGCCGATCTTCCACGTGAACGGCGACGACCCCGAGGCCGTCGTCCGCGTCGCTCGCCTGGCCTTCGAGTTCCGCCAGGCGTTCAACAAGGACGTCGTGATCGACCTCATCTGCTACCGCCGTCGCGGTCACAACGAGTCCGACAACCCGGCGTTCACGCAGCCGCTGATGTACGACCTGATCGACAAGAAGCGCTCGGTGCGCAAGCTCTACACCGAGTCCCTGATCGGTCGCGGCGACATCACCCTGGAAGAGGCCGAGCAGGCACTGCAGGACTTCCAGGGCCAGCTGGAGAAGGTCTTCACCGAGGTCCGCGAGGCCGTCTCGGCGCCGGCCGAGGCACCCGTCCTCGACACCCAGCCGGAGTTCCCGGTCGCCGTGCCGACCGCGGTCTCCCAGGAGGTCGTGAAGCGGATCGCCGAGTCCCAGGTCAACATCCCCGACCACGTCACCGTGCACCCGCGGCTGCTGCCGCAGCTCCAGCGCCGGGCGTCGATGATCGAGGACGACACGATCGACTGGGGCATGGGCGAGACCCTCGCCATCGGCTCGCTGCTGCTTGAGGGCACCCCGGTCCGTCTGTCGGGCCAGGACTCCCGCCGCGGCACCTTCGGCCAGCGCCACGCGGTGCTGATCGACCGGGTCACGGGCGAGGACTACACCCCGCTCCAGTACCTCGCCGACGAGCAGGCCCGCCTGAACGTCTACGACTCGCTGCTCTCCGAGTACGCGGTCATGGGCTTCGAGTACGGCTACTCGCTGGCCCGCCCCGAGTCCCTCGTGATGTGGGAGGCGCAGTTCGGCGACTTCGTCAACGGCGCGCAGACGGTCGTCGACGAGTACATCTCGGCCGCCGAGCAGAAGTGGGGCCAGACGTCCGGCGTCACCCTGCTCCTGCCGCACGGCTACGAGGGCCAGGGCCCGGACCACTCCTCGGCCCGTATCGAGCGCTTCCTCCAGCTGTGCGCGCAGAACAACATGACGGTCGCCCAGCCGACGCTCCCGTCGAACTACTTCCACCTCCTGCGGTGGCAGGTGCACAACCCGCACCACAAGCCGCTGGTGGTCTTCACCCCGAAGTCGATGCTGCGCCTCAAGGCCGCGGCCTCGAAGACGGAGGAGTTCACGACGGGCGCGTTCCGTCCGGTCATCGGCGACGACACGATCGTCGACGCCGCGGCGGTCCGCAGGGTCGTCTTCTGCGCCGGCAAGCTGTACTACGACCTCGAGGCCGAGCGGAAGAAGCGCGGTGTCACCGACACGGCCATCATCCGCATCGAGCGCCTGTACCCGCTCGCGGGTGCGGAGCTCCAGGCGGAGATCGCCAAGTACCCGAACGCCGAGAAGTACCTGTGGGCCCAGGAGGAGCCGGCGAACCAGGGCGCGTGGCCCTTCATCGCCCTCAACCTGATCGACCACCTGGACCTGGCGGTCGGCGCGGACGTTCCGCACGGCGAGCGCCTGCGCCGTATCTCCCGCCCGGCGTCCTCGTCCCCCGCCGTGGGTTCCGCGAAGCGGCACCAGGCGGAGCAGGAGCAGCTGGTGCGTGAGGTGTTCGAAGCCTGA
- a CDS encoding NDP-sugar synthase: MGDDSTVGIILAGGRGERAKPITLQSADYIRSKALIPFAGRPLIEWIVETCRDQGIRCFYVVAQGAENRSQIKLVLGHGERYGVEIDYSRARFDQYNVGSGAATLHNLEQWNLTGSALVMPVDSLFDFSLDELRATHETADAVVTVAAVSRSPEEIAGKYGVMRTTANGLVSGFLEKPQLARIHEEFPRTGPARRPHTLPTNAGMYLIDCARLRLAARTPELIRLAQQRLDWGHDLLPWLVGHDQRVAVGPIARLGDLGSIGDYLGTLGEALNGLYPYVNRALGDPLSADPRYWIHETSLRTKDSATGTTLAQKIAEGSVVLGPGVRIGRHAEIGTDVHLRYTDIGDGVDVAEGARLDRTVVGDGAVIGPYARISDSYVGPMAQVQSDRRAPVRLEQHTAVGDGAYLWPGTRLSGVSVYPRLRVPALSKVPTGTQLTSSDDILQWI, encoded by the coding sequence ATGGGGGACGACAGCACGGTCGGCATCATCCTGGCCGGCGGCCGGGGGGAACGGGCGAAGCCCATCACCCTGCAGTCCGCCGACTACATCCGCAGCAAGGCACTCATCCCGTTCGCCGGCAGACCCCTCATCGAGTGGATCGTCGAGACCTGCCGTGACCAGGGCATTCGCTGTTTCTACGTGGTGGCGCAGGGAGCGGAGAACCGCAGCCAGATCAAGCTCGTGCTGGGCCACGGCGAGCGGTACGGCGTCGAGATCGACTACTCACGGGCCCGCTTCGACCAGTACAACGTGGGGTCGGGAGCCGCCACGCTGCACAACCTCGAACAGTGGAACCTCACGGGGTCCGCGCTTGTCATGCCGGTTGACTCGCTGTTCGACTTCTCGCTCGACGAGCTGCGCGCCACCCATGAAACGGCCGACGCGGTGGTCACGGTGGCCGCCGTCTCCCGCTCACCCGAGGAGATCGCGGGGAAGTACGGGGTCATGCGGACCACGGCGAACGGGCTGGTGTCCGGCTTCCTGGAGAAGCCCCAACTCGCCCGTATCCACGAGGAGTTCCCCCGCACCGGCCCCGCGCGAAGGCCGCACACCCTGCCCACCAATGCCGGGATGTATCTAATCGACTGCGCGCGGCTGCGGCTCGCCGCCCGCACCCCCGAGCTGATCCGCCTCGCCCAGCAGCGCCTGGACTGGGGCCATGATCTGCTGCCCTGGCTGGTCGGGCACGATCAGCGGGTAGCGGTCGGACCCATCGCGCGCCTGGGCGACCTGGGCAGCATCGGCGACTACCTGGGCACGCTCGGCGAGGCCCTGAACGGCCTGTATCCGTACGTGAACCGCGCGCTGGGCGATCCGCTCAGCGCCGATCCGCGGTACTGGATCCACGAGACGAGCCTGCGGACCAAGGACAGCGCGACCGGCACGACCCTCGCCCAGAAGATCGCCGAGGGCAGCGTCGTCCTCGGTCCCGGGGTGCGCATCGGCCGCCACGCGGAGATCGGCACCGACGTCCACCTCCGGTACACGGACATCGGCGACGGCGTCGATGTCGCCGAGGGCGCGCGGCTCGACCGGACCGTCGTCGGAGACGGCGCCGTCATCGGCCCGTACGCGCGCATCAGCGACTCGTACGTCGGCCCGATGGCCCAGGTGCAGTCGGACCGCCGCGCACCGGTCCGGCTCGAACAGCACACGGCCGTCGGGGACGGCGCGTACCTGTGGCCGGGGACCCGGCTCTCCGGGGTCAGCGTCTATCCGCGGCTGCGCGTTCCCGCCCTGTCCAAGGTGCCCACGGGAACACAACTCACCAGTTCGGACGACATCTTGCAGTGGATATGA
- a CDS encoding HAMP domain-containing sensor histidine kinase, translated as MSGFGTRKSDNPWGGVRPFSIKTKLGFLVVVSVFITTGLLMIAVRTETELRFITVFSMIATLLITQFVAHSLTAPLDEMNAVARSISHGDYTRRVSDSRRDELGDLAETINLMADELEAQDRQRKELVANVSHELRTPIAGLRAVLENVVDGVSAADPETMRTALKQTERLGRLVETLLDLSRLDNGVVPLRKRRFEVWPYLSGVLKEANMVASARAGIASGSGSHTRTDVHLHLDVSPPELTALADPERIHQVVANLIDNAVKHSPPHGRVTVKARRGAYPESLALEVLDEGPGIPKSEWHRVFERFNRGGVPSPHGPGSDGGTGLGLAIARWAVDLHGGRIGVAESQRGCRIQVILPGLPSLPS; from the coding sequence ATGAGCGGGTTCGGGACACGCAAGAGCGACAACCCCTGGGGCGGCGTACGCCCCTTCTCGATCAAGACGAAGCTGGGCTTCCTGGTCGTCGTCTCGGTCTTCATCACCACCGGTCTGCTGATGATCGCGGTGCGCACCGAGACAGAGCTCCGCTTCATCACGGTCTTCTCGATGATCGCCACACTGCTGATAACGCAGTTCGTGGCCCATTCGCTCACCGCCCCGCTGGACGAGATGAACGCGGTGGCCCGGTCCATCTCGCACGGCGACTACACGCGCCGGGTGAGCGACAGCCGCCGCGACGAGCTGGGCGACCTGGCCGAGACGATCAACCTCATGGCCGACGAGCTGGAGGCCCAGGACCGCCAGCGCAAGGAGCTCGTGGCGAATGTCTCGCACGAGCTGCGCACCCCCATCGCGGGCCTGCGCGCGGTCCTGGAGAACGTCGTGGACGGTGTCTCCGCCGCCGACCCCGAGACGATGCGTACGGCCCTGAAGCAGACGGAGCGGCTCGGACGGCTCGTGGAGACCCTCCTTGACCTGTCCAGGCTGGACAACGGCGTCGTACCGCTGCGCAAGCGGCGTTTCGAGGTCTGGCCCTATCTCTCCGGCGTGCTCAAGGAGGCCAACATGGTCGCCTCCGCGCGCGCGGGCATCGCCTCGGGCTCCGGCAGCCACACCCGCACCGACGTCCATCTGCACCTCGACGTGTCCCCGCCCGAGCTGACGGCGCTCGCGGACCCGGAGCGGATCCACCAGGTCGTCGCCAATCTCATCGACAACGCGGTCAAGCACAGCCCGCCGCACGGCCGGGTGACGGTGAAGGCACGGCGGGGCGCCTACCCGGAGTCACTGGCCCTGGAGGTCCTGGACGAGGGGCCCGGCATTCCGAAGTCGGAGTGGCACCGGGTCTTCGAGCGGTTCAACCGGGGCGGGGTGCCCTCGCCGCACGGTCCGGGCAGCGACGGCGGTACGGGGCTGGGCCTGGCCATCGCGCGCTGGGCGGTCGATCTGCACGGCGGCCGGATCGGGGTGGCCGAATCCCAGCGGGGTTGCCGGATCCAGGTCATCCTTCCGGGGCTTCCTTCTCTGCCAAGTTGA
- a CDS encoding response regulator transcription factor, producing the protein MEQTHTSHNGTAATPGAQRRVLVVEDDPTIVDAIAARLRAEGFLVQTAGDGPAAVDTAEAWQPDLLILDIMLPGFDGLEVCRRVQAQRPVPVLMLTARDDETDMLVGLGVGADDYMTKPFSMRELAARVHVLLRRVERAVVAASTPRSGILRLGELEIDHAQRRVRVRSEDVHLTPTEFDLLVCLANTPRAVLSREQLLAEVWDWADASGTRTVDSHIKALRRKIGAERIRTVHGVGYALETPTP; encoded by the coding sequence ATGGAGCAGACACACACCTCCCACAACGGCACGGCGGCGACGCCTGGCGCTCAGCGGCGGGTACTGGTGGTCGAGGACGACCCGACAATCGTCGACGCCATCGCGGCCCGCCTGCGCGCCGAGGGATTCCTGGTGCAAACCGCGGGCGACGGCCCGGCCGCCGTCGACACCGCCGAGGCCTGGCAGCCCGACCTGCTGATCCTCGACATCATGCTGCCCGGCTTCGACGGCCTGGAGGTCTGCCGCCGCGTGCAGGCCCAGCGCCCGGTGCCGGTGCTGATGCTCACCGCGCGCGACGACGAGACCGACATGCTGGTCGGGCTCGGTGTCGGCGCCGACGACTACATGACCAAGCCATTCTCGATGCGTGAGCTGGCCGCCCGCGTGCACGTCCTGCTGCGCCGGGTGGAGCGTGCCGTCGTGGCCGCCTCGACTCCGCGCAGCGGGATCCTGCGGCTCGGCGAGCTGGAGATCGACCACGCGCAGCGCCGGGTGCGGGTGCGGAGCGAGGACGTGCATCTCACTCCCACCGAGTTCGACCTCCTTGTCTGCCTCGCGAACACTCCGCGTGCCGTACTCTCGCGCGAACAGCTGCTCGCCGAGGTGTGGGACTGGGCGGACGCCTCCGGTACCCGGACCGTGGACAGCCACATCAAGGCGCTGCGCCGGAAGATCGGCGCCGAGCGGATCCGCACGGTCCACGGCGTGGGCTATGCGCTGGAGACCCCGACTCCCTGA
- a CDS encoding SDR family oxidoreductase, with translation MKSPIAVIGGTGGVGRLVTRKLMARGETVRVIGRATLRARRHLPPLAQFFLGDVREPETLRTPLYGCGAVVYVMEPGPGSRGSGGPAGTPESGVVNTLDTLLRGAVSGGPRFVLVSRPDSPGPTQERLTGRPPAGEDAVRASGLPYTVVRPGLRTEHDIAEACVQALFGGPGTRRPAPERALA, from the coding sequence GTGAAGAGTCCGATCGCCGTCATCGGCGGCACCGGCGGAGTCGGCCGGCTCGTCACGCGCAAGCTGATGGCGCGGGGCGAGACCGTCCGCGTCATCGGCCGCGCCACCCTGCGCGCCCGACGCCATCTGCCGCCGCTCGCCCAGTTCTTCCTGGGTGATGTGCGCGAGCCCGAGACCCTGCGCACCCCGCTGTACGGCTGTGGGGCGGTCGTCTACGTGATGGAGCCGGGCCCCGGCTCCCGCGGGTCCGGCGGCCCGGCGGGCACCCCGGAGTCCGGGGTGGTCAACACGCTCGACACGCTGCTGAGGGGCGCCGTGTCCGGCGGTCCGCGGTTCGTTCTCGTCAGCCGCCCGGACAGCCCGGGGCCCACCCAGGAGCGGTTGACCGGACGCCCCCCGGCCGGCGAGGACGCCGTACGCGCCTCGGGGCTGCCCTACACCGTCGTACGCCCCGGCCTGCGCACCGAACACGACATCGCCGAGGCCTGCGTCCAGGCACTGTTCGGCGGGCCCGGCACACGGCGGCCCGCGCCGGAGCGCGCCCTCGCCTGA
- a CDS encoding spermidine synthase has protein sequence MTASYDIPVVIDRREGPYGEVVLRRHGALLQIIANGCFLMDTSDGRSERLLVDAAYNALDGRAAPSVLIGGLGVGFSLAHAAADPRWGRITVVEREQAVIDWHRGGPLAELSAGALADPRTEIVAADLVAYVNETSDTYDALCLDIDNGPGWTVTEGNQGLYSKAGLASCARALRPGGVLAVWSAQPSPEFEGTLRNAGFQGVRTEEIPVARGVPDVVHLAVRPG, from the coding sequence ATGACTGCCTCGTACGACATTCCTGTGGTCATCGATCGCCGGGAGGGCCCGTACGGCGAGGTCGTGCTGCGGCGCCACGGCGCGCTGTTGCAGATCATCGCCAACGGCTGCTTCCTGATGGACACCTCCGACGGCCGCTCGGAACGGCTGCTCGTCGACGCCGCGTACAACGCGCTGGACGGGCGCGCGGCGCCGAGCGTGCTGATCGGGGGGCTCGGCGTCGGGTTCTCACTCGCGCACGCCGCCGCGGACCCCCGATGGGGGCGCATCACGGTGGTCGAGCGCGAACAGGCCGTCATCGACTGGCATCGCGGCGGGCCGCTCGCCGAGCTCTCCGCGGGCGCCCTCGCCGATCCGCGCACCGAGATCGTCGCAGCGGATCTGGTCGCGTACGTCAATGAGACTTCCGACACGTACGACGCGCTGTGTCTCGACATCGACAACGGACCCGGCTGGACGGTCACCGAGGGCAATCAGGGCCTGTACTCGAAGGCCGGACTGGCAAGCTGCGCAAGGGCGTTGAGGCCCGGCGGGGTACTCGCGGTGTGGTCCGCACAGCCCTCTCCGGAATTTGAAGGAACCTTGCGGAATGCCGGGTTCCAGGGGGTGCGTACCGAAGAGATCCCGGTTGCCCGGGGCGTTCCGGACGTCGTACACCTCGCAGTCAGACCTGGATAG